A genomic stretch from Arachis stenosperma cultivar V10309 chromosome 3, arast.V10309.gnm1.PFL2, whole genome shotgun sequence includes:
- the LOC130968559 gene encoding disease resistance protein RUN1-like isoform X2 has product MDCMRIESPLSVEKNWKYDVFVSFRGETRFNFTDHLYAALRRHGILAFRDDTRLEKGGPISDGLQQAIEGSHILIVVFSINYASSTWCLRELAQIADCIQIPGHTVLPVFYDVSPTEVRRQSGNYEEAFIKHEQRFKDDAEMTEQVRRWRAALTQVANLSGWDMRNKSQSANIEEIVKAVTSILSPKPSSSLSNDIVGMQSPLEELKKILALGLDDDVRVVGICGMGGIGKSTLATILYEEISHQYDVSCFVDDVSETYRHDGPLGVQKQLLCQAFMEEHFLICNLSLANNLIQTRLRHRKVFLVLDNVDEGIQLEKLAIKRERLGPGSRLIIVSRDEHLLREYGVDGVYKVQLLNYENALPLFCRKAFKCNHVAQDYRRLTNSVLTYANGLPLAIRVLGSFLFGRNVSEWSSALVRLKENPTKDILDVLRISYDGLEEMEKEIFLDIACFFPSGYGKWYVKDILSIRGFQSDIGLRILIDKSLITYKWDDIINMHDLLRDLGRSIVREKSPKEPRKWSRLWNQKDLSDVLRENKAAENLEAIVLPRFHPNREEMSERTTLRVEALSQMRHLKLLILGEVNFLGCPNFLSNELGYVDWEDYPFTCLPSSFQPNKLVKLILNYSNIKELWEGIKDLHNLTYLELCHSKNLVKIPNLSQAPNLWYKNLKGCVKLVHLDASIGSLEKLHHLNLENCKNLLLEKPRQRKQLNTGQSVQSHMTTSICKTLTRPLNFLSSRKRANSVSLLVPTLSRFPALVSLDISFCNLVQIPDAIGQLRCLEDLNIGGNNFVTPPDCIKELPKLRVLNLEYCKHLKLLPSTFMPIGGTSGRYYYGEIYVFNCPKLSDTEGCRLTVISWMIKMIQVNPRCRIEAVVPGTKIPRWFSKQNTGDSVSLDPSPIVDDNNWIGIAACVTFVVHDTPTQLLEEAIFPPALIGWSFRRKGYRNIYPHVPIRLKNDLITAELDHMLLIFLFREAFIDRYTSNAKEGTSDLHGITLHTISGFPEEVVEVKSCGYRWVFKEDLEHFNPTMMFSANSSVQSPNHKFLPIQDHQ; this is encoded by the exons ATGGATTGCATGAGAATCGAAAGCCCCTTGTCTGTTGAGAAGAATTGGAAATATGATGTATTTGTGAGTTTTAGAGGGGAGACTCGCTTCAACTTCACCGATCATCTTTATGCTGCTCTCCGCAGACACGGCATACTTGCCTTCAGGGATGATACCAGGCTCGAGAAAGGAGGACCTATATCAGATGGGCTTCAGCAAGCTATTGAAGGATCACATATTCTGATTGTTGTCTTCTCTATCAACTATGCTTCTTCCACATGGTGCTTGCGAGAACTCGCACAGATAGCTGACTGCATTCAAATCCCAGGACACACTGTTCTGCCAGTTTTCTATGATGTGAGTCCAACTGAAGTGAGAAGGCAAAGTGGAAATTATGAAGAAGCCTTTATTAAACATGAACAAAGATTCAAAGATGATGCTGAGATGACGGAGCAAGTGCGAAGATGGAGGGCAGCTCTAACACAAGTAGCCAATCTCTCGGGCTGGGATATGAGGAATAA GTCACAATCTGCGAACATTGAGGAAATTGTGAAAGCAGTAACAAGTATATTGAGTCCCAAACCATCATCAAGTCTATCTAATGATATAGTTGGGATGCAATCCCCTTTGGAAGAACTCAAAAAGATTCTAGCTTTAGGCTTGGATGATGATGTTCGTGTGGTAGGGATTTGTGGAATGGGTGGTATAGGAAAGTCAACTCTTGCCACCATTTTATATGAAGAAATCTCTCATCAATATGATGTTTCATGTTTTGTAGATGATGTAAGCGAAACATACAGACATGATGGTCCACTTGGTGTACAAAAGCAACTTCTTTGTCAAGCTTTCATGGAAGAACATTTTCTTATATGCAATCTTTCATTGGCAAATAATCTTATTCAAACTAGGTTACGCCATAGAAAGGTTTTCCTAGTTCTAGATAATGTTGATGAGGGGATTCAATTGGAGAAGTTGGCTATAAAACGGGAAAGGCTAGGTCCAGGGAGTAGATTAATCATAGTTTCTAGAGATGAGCATCTATTGAGAGAGTATGGAGTGGATGGAGTTTATAAAGTTCAACTCTTAAATTATGAGAATGCTCTCCCATTGTTTTGTAGAAAAGCTTTCAAATGTAATCATGTTGCACAAGATTACAGGCGTTTGACAAATTCTGTATTAACATATGCTAATGGACTCCCGTTAGCAATTAGAGTGTTGGGCTCATTTTTGTTTGGGCGAAATGTGTCTGAGTGGAGTAGTGCATTAGTTAGACTAAAAGAAAATCCAACAAAAGACATTCTAGATGTGCTTAGAATCAGCTATGATGGACTTGAGGAGATGGAAAAGGAGATATTTCTTGATATTGCATGTTTCTTTCCCTCTGGGTATGGAAAATGGTATGTAAAGGATATTTTAAGTATTCGAGGATTTCAATCTGATATTGGTTTAAGAATTCTCATTGATAAGTCACTCATAACTTATAAGTGGGACGATATTATCAATATGCATGATTTGTTGAGAGATTTGGGTAGAAGTATTGTTCGAGAAAAATCACCCAAAGAACCAAGAAAGTGGAGTAGGTTATGGAATCAAAAGGATCTAAGTGATGTCTTGCGGGAAAATAAG GCAGCAGAAAACCTTGAAGCCATAGTTCTGCCAAGATTTCATCCAAATAGAGAAGAGATGTCAGAAAGGACAACACTGAGGGTTGAAGCTTTATCACAAATGAGGCACCTTAAATTACTCATCCTCGGAGAAGTGAATTTCTTAGGATGTCCTAATTTTCTTTCTAATGAGTTGGGGTATGTTGATTGGGAAGACTATCCCTTTACATGTTTGCCATCAAGCTTTCAGCCAAATAAACTCGTTAAATTAATCCTAAATTATAGCAACATCAAAGAACTATGGGAGGGAATAAAG GATCTCCATAATTTGACATATCTGGAACTATGTCATTCCAAAAATCTTGTAAAGATACCAAATTTATCTCAGGCCCCAAATCTTTGGTACAAAAATCTTAAAGGATGTGTGAAACTTGTTCACCTTGATGCATCTATTGGTTCCCTGGAAAAGCTTCATCATTTGAATTTAGAAAACTGTAAAAATCTT TTGTTAGAGAAACCAAGACAAAGGAAGCAGTTGAATACAGGTCAAAGTGTGCAAAGCCATATGACAACCTCCATATGCAAAACTCTTACAAGGCCTCTCAACTTTTTGTCTTCTAGAAAGCGTGCCAATTCAGTTAGTTTGTTGGTGCCTACTTTGTCCCGTTTCCCAGCTTTGGTATCTCTTGACATAAGTTTCTGTAATCTAGTTCAAATCCCTGATGCTATTGGACAGTTACGTTGTTTAGAAGATTTAAACATAGGGGGAAACAATTTTGTTACGCCACCTGATTGCATCAAGGAACTTCCCAAGCTAAGGGTGTTGAACTTGGAGTACTGTAAGCATCTAAAGTTGTTGCCTAGTACCTTTATGCCGATAGGAGGTACCAGTGGAAGATATTACTATGGAGAAATATATGTTTTCAACTGCCCGAAATTGAGTGACACGGAAGGTTGTCGCCTCACAGTTATTTCATGGAtgataaaaatgattcag GTGAACCCGCGATGCCGCATTGAAGCTGTTGTTCCAGGAACTAAAATTCCGAGGTGGTTCAGCAAACAGAATACGGGTGATTCAGTGAGCCTTGATCCATCTCCCATTGTGGATGACAATAATTGGATTGGCATTGCTGCTTGTGTAACATTTGTTGTGCACGATACTCCAACtcaattgcttgaagaagcCATATTTCCTCCCGCTCTAATTGGTTGGAGTTTTCGTCGTAAAGGGTATAGGAACATTTATCCCCATGTTCCAATACGTCTTAAGAACGATTTGATCACAGCTGAATTAGATCATATGTTGCTAATATTTTTATTCCGGGAAGCTTTCATTGATCGGTATACAAGTAATGCAAAAGAAGGAACATCTGATCTTCATGGTATTACATTGCATACCATAAGTGGTTTTCCAGAAGAAGTTGTAGAAGTGAAGAGCTGTGGTTACCGTTGGGTATTTAAGGAAGATTTGGAACATTTTAACCCAACAATGATGTTTAGCGCCAATTCTTCAGTTCAGAGTCCCAACCACAAGTTTCTGCCAATTCAAGATCACCAATAA
- the LOC130968559 gene encoding disease resistance protein RPV1-like isoform X1 yields MDCMRIESPLSVEKNWKYDVFVSFRGETRFNFTDHLYAALRRHGILAFRDDTRLEKGGPISDGLQQAIEGSHILIVVFSINYASSTWCLRELAQIADCIQIPGHTVLPVFYDVSPTEVRRQSGNYEEAFIKHEQRFKDDAEMTEQVRRWRAALTQVANLSGWDMRNKSQSANIEEIVKAVTSILSPKPSSSLSNDIVGMQSPLEELKKILALGLDDDVRVVGICGMGGIGKSTLATILYEEISHQYDVSCFVDDVSETYRHDGPLGVQKQLLCQAFMEEHFLICNLSLANNLIQTRLRHRKVFLVLDNVDEGIQLEKLAIKRERLGPGSRLIIVSRDEHLLREYGVDGVYKVQLLNYENALPLFCRKAFKCNHVAQDYRRLTNSVLTYANGLPLAIRVLGSFLFGRNVSEWSSALVRLKENPTKDILDVLRISYDGLEEMEKEIFLDIACFFPSGYGKWYVKDILSIRGFQSDIGLRILIDKSLITYKWDDIINMHDLLRDLGRSIVREKSPKEPRKWSRLWNQKDLSDVLRENKAAENLEAIVLPRFHPNREEMSERTTLRVEALSQMRHLKLLILGEVNFLGCPNFLSNELGYVDWEDYPFTCLPSSFQPNKLVKLILNYSNIKELWEGIKDLHNLTYLELCHSKNLVKIPNLSQAPNLWYKNLKGCVKLVHLDASIGSLEKLHHLNLENCKNLVSIPNSIFHLNSLIYLNLSGCWKLLKYQLLEKPRQRKQLNTGQSVQSHMTTSICKTLTRPLNFLSSRKRANSVSLLVPTLSRFPALVSLDISFCNLVQIPDAIGQLRCLEDLNIGGNNFVTPPDCIKELPKLRVLNLEYCKHLKLLPSTFMPIGGTSGRYYYGEIYVFNCPKLSDTEGCRLTVISWMIKMIQVNPRCRIEAVVPGTKIPRWFSKQNTGDSVSLDPSPIVDDNNWIGIAACVTFVVHDTPTQLLEEAIFPPALIGWSFRRKGYRNIYPHVPIRLKNDLITAELDHMLLIFLFREAFIDRYTSNAKEGTSDLHGITLHTISGFPEEVVEVKSCGYRWVFKEDLEHFNPTMMFSANSSVQSPNHKFLPIQDHQ; encoded by the exons ATGGATTGCATGAGAATCGAAAGCCCCTTGTCTGTTGAGAAGAATTGGAAATATGATGTATTTGTGAGTTTTAGAGGGGAGACTCGCTTCAACTTCACCGATCATCTTTATGCTGCTCTCCGCAGACACGGCATACTTGCCTTCAGGGATGATACCAGGCTCGAGAAAGGAGGACCTATATCAGATGGGCTTCAGCAAGCTATTGAAGGATCACATATTCTGATTGTTGTCTTCTCTATCAACTATGCTTCTTCCACATGGTGCTTGCGAGAACTCGCACAGATAGCTGACTGCATTCAAATCCCAGGACACACTGTTCTGCCAGTTTTCTATGATGTGAGTCCAACTGAAGTGAGAAGGCAAAGTGGAAATTATGAAGAAGCCTTTATTAAACATGAACAAAGATTCAAAGATGATGCTGAGATGACGGAGCAAGTGCGAAGATGGAGGGCAGCTCTAACACAAGTAGCCAATCTCTCGGGCTGGGATATGAGGAATAA GTCACAATCTGCGAACATTGAGGAAATTGTGAAAGCAGTAACAAGTATATTGAGTCCCAAACCATCATCAAGTCTATCTAATGATATAGTTGGGATGCAATCCCCTTTGGAAGAACTCAAAAAGATTCTAGCTTTAGGCTTGGATGATGATGTTCGTGTGGTAGGGATTTGTGGAATGGGTGGTATAGGAAAGTCAACTCTTGCCACCATTTTATATGAAGAAATCTCTCATCAATATGATGTTTCATGTTTTGTAGATGATGTAAGCGAAACATACAGACATGATGGTCCACTTGGTGTACAAAAGCAACTTCTTTGTCAAGCTTTCATGGAAGAACATTTTCTTATATGCAATCTTTCATTGGCAAATAATCTTATTCAAACTAGGTTACGCCATAGAAAGGTTTTCCTAGTTCTAGATAATGTTGATGAGGGGATTCAATTGGAGAAGTTGGCTATAAAACGGGAAAGGCTAGGTCCAGGGAGTAGATTAATCATAGTTTCTAGAGATGAGCATCTATTGAGAGAGTATGGAGTGGATGGAGTTTATAAAGTTCAACTCTTAAATTATGAGAATGCTCTCCCATTGTTTTGTAGAAAAGCTTTCAAATGTAATCATGTTGCACAAGATTACAGGCGTTTGACAAATTCTGTATTAACATATGCTAATGGACTCCCGTTAGCAATTAGAGTGTTGGGCTCATTTTTGTTTGGGCGAAATGTGTCTGAGTGGAGTAGTGCATTAGTTAGACTAAAAGAAAATCCAACAAAAGACATTCTAGATGTGCTTAGAATCAGCTATGATGGACTTGAGGAGATGGAAAAGGAGATATTTCTTGATATTGCATGTTTCTTTCCCTCTGGGTATGGAAAATGGTATGTAAAGGATATTTTAAGTATTCGAGGATTTCAATCTGATATTGGTTTAAGAATTCTCATTGATAAGTCACTCATAACTTATAAGTGGGACGATATTATCAATATGCATGATTTGTTGAGAGATTTGGGTAGAAGTATTGTTCGAGAAAAATCACCCAAAGAACCAAGAAAGTGGAGTAGGTTATGGAATCAAAAGGATCTAAGTGATGTCTTGCGGGAAAATAAG GCAGCAGAAAACCTTGAAGCCATAGTTCTGCCAAGATTTCATCCAAATAGAGAAGAGATGTCAGAAAGGACAACACTGAGGGTTGAAGCTTTATCACAAATGAGGCACCTTAAATTACTCATCCTCGGAGAAGTGAATTTCTTAGGATGTCCTAATTTTCTTTCTAATGAGTTGGGGTATGTTGATTGGGAAGACTATCCCTTTACATGTTTGCCATCAAGCTTTCAGCCAAATAAACTCGTTAAATTAATCCTAAATTATAGCAACATCAAAGAACTATGGGAGGGAATAAAG GATCTCCATAATTTGACATATCTGGAACTATGTCATTCCAAAAATCTTGTAAAGATACCAAATTTATCTCAGGCCCCAAATCTTTGGTACAAAAATCTTAAAGGATGTGTGAAACTTGTTCACCTTGATGCATCTATTGGTTCCCTGGAAAAGCTTCATCATTTGAATTTAGAAAACTGTAAAAATCTTGTGAGTATTCCCAACAGCATATTTCATCTTAATTCTCTTATATATCTAAACCTATCTGGCTGTTGGAAATTACTTAAATATCAGTTGTTAGAGAAACCAAGACAAAGGAAGCAGTTGAATACAGGTCAAAGTGTGCAAAGCCATATGACAACCTCCATATGCAAAACTCTTACAAGGCCTCTCAACTTTTTGTCTTCTAGAAAGCGTGCCAATTCAGTTAGTTTGTTGGTGCCTACTTTGTCCCGTTTCCCAGCTTTGGTATCTCTTGACATAAGTTTCTGTAATCTAGTTCAAATCCCTGATGCTATTGGACAGTTACGTTGTTTAGAAGATTTAAACATAGGGGGAAACAATTTTGTTACGCCACCTGATTGCATCAAGGAACTTCCCAAGCTAAGGGTGTTGAACTTGGAGTACTGTAAGCATCTAAAGTTGTTGCCTAGTACCTTTATGCCGATAGGAGGTACCAGTGGAAGATATTACTATGGAGAAATATATGTTTTCAACTGCCCGAAATTGAGTGACACGGAAGGTTGTCGCCTCACAGTTATTTCATGGAtgataaaaatgattcag GTGAACCCGCGATGCCGCATTGAAGCTGTTGTTCCAGGAACTAAAATTCCGAGGTGGTTCAGCAAACAGAATACGGGTGATTCAGTGAGCCTTGATCCATCTCCCATTGTGGATGACAATAATTGGATTGGCATTGCTGCTTGTGTAACATTTGTTGTGCACGATACTCCAACtcaattgcttgaagaagcCATATTTCCTCCCGCTCTAATTGGTTGGAGTTTTCGTCGTAAAGGGTATAGGAACATTTATCCCCATGTTCCAATACGTCTTAAGAACGATTTGATCACAGCTGAATTAGATCATATGTTGCTAATATTTTTATTCCGGGAAGCTTTCATTGATCGGTATACAAGTAATGCAAAAGAAGGAACATCTGATCTTCATGGTATTACATTGCATACCATAAGTGGTTTTCCAGAAGAAGTTGTAGAAGTGAAGAGCTGTGGTTACCGTTGGGTATTTAAGGAAGATTTGGAACATTTTAACCCAACAATGATGTTTAGCGCCAATTCTTCAGTTCAGAGTCCCAACCACAAGTTTCTGCCAATTCAAGATCACCAATAA